In the Telopea speciosissima isolate NSW1024214 ecotype Mountain lineage chromosome 6, Tspe_v1, whole genome shotgun sequence genome, AAATGGTTTCCAATTCACCAAatttaaggttgtgtttggtatgtattctaagTAGATTTTACATTCTTGGACAATAAAAACagctatttttatcatccgagaatacaaaatcaacctaaaatgcataccaaacacagcctaagacACCATTGTAGTTGCAATGGAATTAGCCTGATTCGGATTTATAATTAGAGTAAATTAAGTGTGAATCCAAGTGGGGGATTTGCACTATAATTTGTGGGTTAATAGGCCTAACCTAAACAAATGTACTCTAATCTAGCTCTAATGGCTGATAAATTATATATCTTGCTGTGACATTCCAAAAGGGTCTAGAGCATCTCAGGCCCATCAAATTTTGTGGCAAGATTAATTCTCCCAGATCAGCTCAAACTAGTTCAGTAGGTCTAATATTCGTCTTTTGATCGAAAGGCCAGATCTGGGAGAGGCAATATGCTCATCACCGTACATAGCTTTTCCGAGGTAATGGGATTTAAGAATTTTGAGAGCCCAAGCCCAATCCCGGTCTCTTCCTTGCTTGAGTTAGCTGAAGACTCAAGTATGGGTGCAATCGGGCCAGGTTGGGCCGGATTTTTTTAAACCCCAGTTGAACCGAGGCCCATACCAGCCCATCCTATTGGGCTCAACCCAAGCCTCTTAGGGGGAGTATGcgccctgcgcccagacacaaagggggtaaaatgaccaccctgccccccatTGGCTTGTGTGTACGTGCAAAAGCCACACTTCCCCATAGAGAAATCTCACTACTATGgaagataagggtaaaatagtcactttATGTCCAATTTAAAgcccaaataaaaaaactttttttccaattttttttgggtaaagtttTCTCAATAGTgtattttggattatttggacTGTGGAGAATTGAAGGTCCCGTGGATTCTATTCGATTCGACTCGCAATTGGTAGCATTATAAAGATGTAAATGAATCGAATTCGGTAAGATAGTGTCATTATGATATTCATAGTCGATTATAtttggatggattcagataatatcctatcggttttcaaacggattcgaatagtttttggatagtgattttttgaatacagattctcctaaatggatatgaacactgatcgaatacgaattttcgattatcctgacatctttatccttttttttttaatgagagttagggttgagacttgagagttcagcaattatcctttcttctgttcttcttagtctttgattttcttacgttttttacttttgattttttcttgtatttattttaatagatatgtgattctaTGTAGCATATTGCATAagacaatatatataaaccaatagaaaatctttaaaaaaaaaaataaaaaaatcacattatcttaacatATAAAAATAAGTAACAAAATCCAATGAGTTATCTTAAAAGGATAAACGGACACAAAGATgtatttcagacattttattactgtttgattgctaaacgaatcggataataatcgatcgaatAGAAAGATTATCATATTTGTTTCTGATTagttttcagacggattcaATTCTCTAAACGGATAGAAATGTGGATCGAATACAGATTACAGATTTTTGAATATCCtaacggatttggatagtttcCATATCCATGGCCACCATGTTCCTGATTCCGTTCGATTCATGCCAAGGAACCCTAGAATCAGTGAGTTTTCAGATCTGATGGCCGATTTTAATTGTTATTGTAACCGATTCTGACCGGATTGAAATCGGCCGGTGTCGATTCGATCCCGGTTCCGTGTTTCAAAACGCTGATTTACGGAAATTTGCCGAAAAATTCCTGGTAACGATTGAAAAACCTCGTCGACATTCGTATCTTCGAAGTCTCAAGTCCATCTGTAACCCAAGTTTCTGATTACGAGGTCGTTGTGGAACTTTTGTTCTACTCGCAGCTACGCTACACACAAGGAAATAGTTTCCATCATTGAATCCTTGATTTTGATCCCTGGAGCCCTTCATAGTTCACAGTATATTGTCTTGTTGGGAAGAATGGCTATTGATGCTGTCGAAGCCTCATCTtcatctccctctccttctcctttgtCTTCTCATTCCAGGTAttaaaattgtaatttattttGATGAATTATTCCTCTATGAGTGATTGAAATCGGATATATAGTTTTGATATTTTCTTTACTAAATGTACAGTCAACCACGTCACTACTACGTTGCCGTCGACAGACCACAATTCAAAATGGTAAACGGAGAATTGTTTAACATTTCAGGTTTCAGTTCgaattgtttctttttgtttaaactGCAAATTTGGCAGGTGACAATGGTGGATCTGTTGCGTGTGGCGCGGAAACGTTCTTCCTTACCTACAGTACTGTGTTGCAGCTCACGCGATGAGCTTGATGCCGTCTGCTCTGCTGTCTCTAACCTTCCTAATGTTTCCTTGGATTCTCTGGTATGATACTTTTATCCGGTAAAGCGCTTGGTGATAAATTCTCTTATTATTTGCAATGTCGGAATATTGAGAGAAAGACAGATTTTTGGTCTCGATATGGATGAAATTCTGAGATTTACTGAAAGTGAAAAACAGAATTGTGTAAGCTTATAAAAAAACTCCATTTTTAATCTCAGTTGTCAGTTATGGTTCTGGTGATTCACTGCTCTTCTTGATATTTTAAATTGCCCTTCTTTGGAAGGTAATTTTGGTGAACTTACAATATGCATAAACTCTGAGAAATGTGCCCAATCTTGTGGGCAAGGTCAATCTCCGGGCAGcggttagggttttccatttGGGTGATGATATGATGACTGTGGCAGAGTTCAAAATATGTGGTCGTATTCATGAAATCCTGATCCAAATTAGACAGTCCACTGTATTTCTTGAGCTTGCAACAGAACCTTGTTACTGTACTGAACTGTTGTCTTATGGTTTTGCATACTGAAGCCTAATGATATGATTTTCCCATTGGGGTTGTTGTTCTGATGTTCATCAAAGTGCTGGGTGTTGATTTTACCAATTCATCCACCCAAGGTGAAATCTGGGCACTATATAAGTGGTTCAAGTTTTCTTGTTGTCAATTCAGTTTAGAATGCACTATTTTAGGTTATGGCTTAGGCTTACACTAATACTCATAAATGTGAATATTCAATTTGCATTCATGTGTAAATTctgtggtgttttttttttttgggggggggggggggttcagaGTCTGGATTTTGCACTACATAAAAGGGAATAAATTTTCTGGAATATAAAGCTACCATGAATCAAGGAAGTATTAAATTCCGATGCAATGTTTTACAAATTTTACCATTGTCTTGTTGAACTGGTTTTAGCCAGTATTGGCTTTTAGGATTTCTAGCTGTCTAATATTAAAAGCCATTTGAGGTATGTTATTATTCCACCTTGTTTGCCAGATGCTTACTTGACTTGAGCTTGTGGTTGAAAGACAAAATCCCATCTTTCCTGACTATCCATTCTGGTGTCCGGTGCACTTCGACCTTTGGTTGTAATTTTCCTTTGCTTTTGGTATCCGAAGAATCATGCAGCCTTGGATGAGTAGTCTTTTCGTTCTTTAAATTGTTTCTTCGTGAGACTTATGGTGCTGATTCGGCAACTATGGTCTTAACAACTCAATCTTGTGTGTGTTAACTCTTTCATTGATCTTTGATTATTCTATGGCATgtattttaataattatttttcacATTAAAGTACAGTGATTTGGCTGAAGCTGAACGCATGTTGATATTGGACAAATTCCGTCAAGCAACCACGAAATTGAACCACAACCCTGCTGCTAGTGCTAAAGTAAACaatgaaactgaaaatgaagaGCATGAGTTGTTTATGATGGTTGTAACAGATGCATGCCTACCTCATGTTTCTTCGGGGGAGTCATCTATATGTGCTCGTGTTTTGATAAATCATGAGTTACCGACGAAGAAGGTGGGCTTCTGTTTTTTCAAGGCAGAATACTTCCATATGTTGTATTTTACTTACATTGAATGCTTTCAAGGCTAAAGGAGTATTCTCCATATTCTTTCACTTGAGAAAATGTTGGAGTTGCATTGCATTGAGTCATGGGTTTCAGTTGAGGATACATTACCAAGATCCAGAACCTGCATATTTGTTAATGTGCTGAACGTGTACCATCACAGGATAACTTGTATTTAACTTAATGCTTCCAATGTCGTGGTAGTGGGATAATTCTAATGGTctgtggattttatttattgacaaaTTTGGTTACATGTAATTATTCAAGACCTGGTGATTCCTCACCTCCCCCGACCACTGAGATATGTGATGGATGACATATTTTGCTTTCCGGGTTTCATTGTCTATGTGCCCTTGTTTAGAGTACTTCCTATCAGCATTTTCTCGTCACAGTCACTGCATTTACTTACAGCAGTTGGTAATTAATTTAGTGCACTATGGTTCCAGTAATAGTCATGCATTATTTATCATCAAATTTTTTGGGTAGAGATTTATATCCATTGACATAATGATAATTGATTTTCCAAAGTGGTTTACTGAAGGTTATGGATTCCCTATTCTGCTTTTTATAAGCAGGAATAGCTGGTAGTTCAAGCCTTTCTTTGATGTCTTGTTCGCTAATCATTACCTAGTGAAAGAGGTTAAATAATGATTCCCTTGGGTACAAGAATTTCAAGTTTGTGGACCTTTCTTTCGAGCTCATCAACGACTCAgcatttctctttcctctccccTTACCACTGTTCATAGATCTTTGCTGGGTTGTATTTTGTCTCTGTTATTTGTCTTTCTGCTCAGCAATTAAATGAAGAACTAAGGAATGGTAGATAAAGACAGTGGAAATGCCATAGAGAGAAATGGGAAAGGATTTGAATTGGAATTTACCTATTTGTCCATACTGCAGAATCTTTTGTGGAAATATGTTTGGAGGGTTTTACCAACAGCTGATAAATTGAGGGAATACAGCATTAACCCTCTTTTCCCAATGTTCTCTACAAgttttgaaactttgaaacaTCTCATGTTGCATTCTAAATTGCCAATCACCTGTGGCAATGTTCAGTGCACTTGAGTCTAAAGATGATGACAACCTTCTTGATGGATTTATCAGTGAAGAAACCAGGCTTAACTCCTACAACTTGacacaagaattttttttaagtgcAGCTGCAGTTATATCCATCCGTTGTTATATGCATCTCATAAACAATGGCCTCTAGGAATGCAATTTTTTCAACTCTTTCAATGCTTACCAAAACTGCATTCGAACAGACAGCTGTACTTTGGATTTACCACTGATGCATGCAGCAGCTATAAGAATCTTTTGTGATGGGCCTAGTGGCACATATGACCCATGATCAAGCAACTCAGTGACAGGGGCCTTGGCAATCTGAGGTGCATTGAGAATTGCAACAAGAAAGGGATCACTAGTGAAGGAAGTGCAGGTGCTTAGGGTGCAAAGAGCATTTTGGGTCTAATATCCTGAGATGATTGAGATAACTGGCCTGGAATAAaatctcttaatttttttaatgtctATTGGTGTGCGATGTTTCACATAACATCAACCATGATGCTCATTCATTGGCAacatgtgggggggggggggggggacaagaTTAGGAGTGTAAAGTTGTTTGAACCTGGTAGTTGAATGGATGACTGTCATAGTCTACTTGAGATGATGCGAGGACGATGGACGCGTGTAGAAAGTTATTTGGGGTTGAGTAGCTAACCATGTGAAATGGTCTAAGACCACCTTGAATTAGTCACTTACTGCTTCATATAAGGATAGCTTTCTGTACATGATAGCAGCTGAGTTTATTTTGGTGtacttaattttgtttttatgattGATTTGCAGGAAACATACTTGAGGCGGATGGCAACTTGTTTGGCGGCAGGTGTTTCTCTTCTTAGCAAATAATAGACAAGTATGGGTACTGGGTGGGTGTATTCATGTTGACTGACTGACAGATAAATATGTGCAGATGGTATTGTGATCAATATGGTCGCTGGGGCTGGTGAAGTAATGACCCTGAAAAGCATCGAGGAGAGCATGGGTCTAGTTATTGAGCAGATGCCCATAGATGTGAGTTCTTTTCTTTGCCTTTTTGCCAGTCATAGACTTTTATTGACTTGATACATGGTTGTGATGCAGATCTTTGAGATGTTATGAAGGCAGTAGGTTGCAACAACAGGAGGACTTGGGTTTTTTCCTGAATTTGTAGTGTGAGGCTTATATGGGTTGTGTACCGCACACCCAGAACCATAATTGTGTTACTTTGTACTCCATCCAGGTAAGAGTCCTGGTATGGTTGTGTATACCATTTCCAAGAGGTGAAATGTCGGATTCATTATCTATGAGCTTCTCTTTTGACATGATCTGTGCCCACAATCAACACAAAATCAGACCCTCttggttggaaaaaaaaatggtgaaaatTTACTAATACCtacaatttttttgggggagaagTTTTGTTAGACTTGATGGGCTTGGAAGTCGAACATCTTCATCTCCagctttcttttgtttcactTGGACAAGTTATTGAGCCCCCTGCGGAATACTCAGCTACTGGGTGATGATATCAAATCCAGGAAGTTTTATAATGCATTTATCAATTTGGTTTAAAGCAGAATAAGTGCAGTTTGATCAAATGGAGCCACAAAAATATGGTAGTGCTCGTTGTTAAATAAAgttttcaatttgttttttttttttttgtggataaaATCGAAAGAACTACTTGCAGTTCAACATGTTTGCTTGAAAGTTAAAAGGACCACATCTTATTATATGTACAAGGAACCTACTGAAATTCTCACACTAAGCAGAAGATTTGATATTCGGCAAGGATTCTTTTGCTTCTTGTCAAATTTGACAACTTTAAAATTAAATGACTcacaaatttcttcaaattGTCCTCACCATCTTACAGTAACTGAAGTAGAAGGTGTTATATtgttttcaaatcaaattgaaGATCCCAGAGGTCTATCTGCATTTCATTTTTAGTCCTTAATTGCAAATTTATTGAGATTAAAAAGACAAAATAACACCACATCATGAGAGGAGAAGCagaggagagagggaggggaTGGGACCTGCTAGTCTTGACTCTTATCTTTTCTCATTGGAACTCTTCACCTAAGAGGCTAAGAGTCACACCCACAACTAAGAGTCCTTTTAtcattcaaataaaacaaaaaaaacacactgTGAGTCCTTTTCATTACGTTTGCCACTTTTCAACCACATAAACTAAGTATTCAAACTATTCatcttttcaaccatatagaCTAATGATTTGGTTGGTTTATATTTAAATCTCTTCCTTGTGAAGCAGGAGAGTCCCTTGACCTCTTGGGACAAATACTACAAGCAAGGGTGCCACCAATTACTCTAGCAATTAGTGTCCCTCAAATTTAAATTGAATCAGCCTTAATAAAAATACAGATCTAGAGATCTAGATCATTTAAACTTACAAGAACCTCTTGAACTCTAGTAGTCAGCatccaaaattttgataatCTTTTTATTGTCCATAACATCCCATTCTCTCACCCTTGTCACAAATCTGCATCTTATTGTTGGGGTTTAATGTCTTGTATCCAATAGTGGTTCATTAAATTCTTTTTGTTGTGTGTAAttgtttgtttggtttcttcCTTGTGGTTGTGCATTTATCCCCAACACCTATTTCTTAGGGATACAATTGAGCCGTGTtatttaaaaccccaacccaatagaccctgattgaccctaataGTCCTTTTGTTTATAAAGCATTTTAGGGCTAGGCAAGGCTGGGTTAGTCCTTCTATTTAATTACATGTATGATTTTATTATTGTAtactatatatttatatatacaaggtcgggttgggccgttCTCAACCCTAGGCTTTAGCCTAGGCATGACTAGACCTT is a window encoding:
- the LOC122665003 gene encoding probable eukaryotic initiation factor 4A, with the protein product MAIDAVEASSSSPSPSPLSSHSSQPRHYYVAVDRPQFKMVTMVDLLRVARKRSSLPTVLCCSSRDELDAVCSAVSNLPNVSLDSLYSDLAEAERMLILDKFRQATTKLNHNPAASAKVNNETENEEHELFMMVVTDACLPHVSSGESSICARVLINHELPTKKETYLRRMATCLAADGIVINMVAGAGEVMTLKSIEESMGLVIEQMPIDIFEML